A window of Bacteroidota bacterium genomic DNA:
CACTTCGTCGCCAACTTTAATATCTGGCAAATCGCGGAATTCAGTACGGGCAATCAAACCGTCTGATTTGAATCCAATGTTCAAAACAATGTCTTTGTCGTTAATAGCCACAACTTGGCCTTTAACAAGTTCGCCTTCGTTAAGTTGGCTCAAAGTGTCTGAATAAAGGTTCTCTAGCTTTTTCCTTTCAACATCAGAGTAGCCGCCAAATCCTTGGTCGTCCATACTCCAGTCAAAGTCAGCGGGAGCTGCAGGTGCAGAGGCAGTTTTTACCTCTTTTGGTTTGGCAACCTCATTGGCAGTTACTTCTGCGTTAGGCTGCGGGTCAAGATTTTTGTTTTCTTCTGTCAAATTATTAATCCTCCTTTGGGGGGCGGCAAAGGTAGAAAAAATATGGTAAAAACCAAATTTTAACTGATAGTTTTTGAGGCTTTTAGGGCTTCACAGGCATGTGATTTTCTATGCCCTGCATAAATGCTGCATTTTCCACTATCCCTGCCTTTTGTTCATTAAGCAAAATTGATTGATGCAATAAGGGTATTACCTTATCATAGTCAACATCTTTGATGTCTTTAAACGTGATACTTTTTACCTGTTTATTCGGGGTGGTGTCTAATAGATTAAACGGGTCTTTTATTTCAGCACCGTTGCAAAAGCAAAGCGACACTCCTTTGTCGTGGGCATACACATAGCACAAACGCCCGTGATGGTAATAAAACGGGAAGTTGTAGGCTATTTTTTCAGTTATGTTTTTTGAACATGAAAATATAAGCTGGCGCAAAAAGCCAACTATGCCCGCATTTTTATTATTTGTAGCTAAAATGTACTGTTCAATAGTATGCATTGTATTTTGTTTTGAAAAGTGAAAGAACAAACAATCAAAAATAGCAAAACCGATAATTAGTTGCTATACCTGTGTAAAAGTGGTTTAAAAGTTTGCAGGTACACACAGCATTATCCTTTTGCTAAGCGATAACGAGTGTGTGTAGTAAAAAAGTATAAGGGTGTACGTGTAAAATTTAGCAATAAGCAAGTTTGGCGGTGGCATCTTCAGATGCTGTGGTAGCTTGGTGTAACATTGATAATACCAAATCGGCATTTACTTCTTTTATCGAGTTGAAGAAGATATGTTTTTCATTTTGTCCGTCGGTAGGAAACGAAACCCCTTCAGGGTCTGTTAGCAAATGTGCGTTACAAAACGATAACGCAGTGCCTTTGTTTTGGTTGTTTATATAGCAAGCTCCGCCGTTGATGTAGTAGTATGGGGTGTTGTGGCTCATGTCTTCCTCAACATTAGGAGAAAATGATAGTATAATCTCACGCAAGTAGCCAAATATTGCTGCCTGTGTGTTTGAGCATTCCATGATGTAGTTTTCTATAGCACGCATAATCTTTTCAAATATTTTTAGTTTTCCCAAAAACCGGAATAAGCAATTTCACCTCAGTTGAACATTCCTATACTTCAAAAATATTTGATGGACTACTAAAATCTTTGTAAGGGCGGGTAAAAAGTTTTAAAGTTTGCATTGTAAATCAGGTATTTCTACCTGAAACAGTTGCCTTTCTGCGTCATCCATGGTAAAATAACGTAGTTCAAACGTCCTGCAATTACTGCCGGATCTTTCTTTACAAGTGCTTCTGCTTCCTCCTTAGTGGGCACATCCAGCACCAATAAACCACGCCAGTCTCCGTCTTCCATAAATGGGCCTGCAACATTTAACAAGCCCAGCGCGTGCAGGCTGTCTAAATGGTTTAAGTGCTGTTCTTGAATGCGGTTGGTGGTTGTAGAATCTTGGGTGCGGTTGCTGCCTTTGGTGTACATTACAAACATGTACTGTTTTAGCCCGTTGTCAATGCTATCGGTTGGTGTTTGGGCGTACGACTTTAAAAATGCGGCTGAAAACAATAGTATGGCAACGGTGGTTTTTTTGATGTAATTCATACGTGTATTTTTTTAAAAATCTAACGGTAGATTGTCAAAATTTCCAGAACTCATTAAAAGTAATACTGTGTTGTTTTGAATTACCGAATGCAGGTAGCGGTGCAGCATTTTACTTTCGGTGTATACTATAACACTGCCGCCAAATGCTTCGGCAACGGTTTCAATATCCAGCGGGGGCATCTTTTTCAGTTCAAGCACGTGTTCGTTAAAAAACACAATGGCATCATCGGCTTGTGTTAATGTTTGATGGTATTGCGAAAGAAAACTTTTGTTAAGACTGCTAAAGGTATGCAGCTCAAAACAGGCTACTACTTTGTGGGTGGGATATTGCTGTTTTACAGCATTTACAGTAGCTTTAACTTTTGAGGGTGAGTGTGCAAAATCCCTAAAAACGACTAAACTGCCGGTGTCTTTAATTTTTTCGAGCCTGCGGGCGGTGCCGCCAAAAGTTGAAATGGCTGCATAAAAATCATCATCGCTGATGCCTAGTTGGTTGCAAAGGTGCTTTGCTCCGGCCATGTTTTGCAGGTTGTGCAGGCCAAATACTTGTAACGGCAAGTTACCGTTTGGTGTGGTTAGAAAGGTTTGCCCGTTTTCAAGGGTATGGGGCAGGGCCTCGTAGGGGAGTAGTTGCAGACGGTTTGCGTGCGGTGCTACCAACGTTTGCAAATGCTCGTCGGCAGCATAATAGGCTAGGGGGGCACCATCAGGTAGTTGGTTGATAAACAACTCAAATTGGTGCACATACCCTTCAAACGTGGGGAATACGTTGATATGGTCCCAAGCAATGCCTGTAAGCTGGGCTATATTGGCATGGTATACCAAAAACTTAGGGCGCGGGTCGATGGGCGAGGTAAGGTACTCGTCGCCCTCCAGTATTACTATGGGGGAATCGCTCATGCGCACCATTCGTTCAAACCCGTCAATGGCTGAGCCTACCAAGTAATCAAACTGCTTGCCCAAGGTGTGCAGCACGTGCATTATCATGGCGGTGGTGGTGGTTTTGCCATGACTGCCGCCAATTACCACGCGGGTTTTGTTTTTGCTGTGTTCGTATATAAACTCGGGGAAGGAGTATATGGGCAAGCCTAATTCTTTAGCTTTTTGTAACTCCGGATTATCGGTACGGGCGTGCATGCCCAATATAACGGCATCAACCTGCGGTGTGATTTTTTCGGGAAACCAACCGAAGGTTTCGGGCAATAAGCCTTTTTCTTTCAATCGGGTAAGGGCAGGGTCGAATATTTCATCGTCGCTGCCGGTAACGGTGTGGCCTTGTGCCAGTAAATCAAGGGCAAGGTTGTGCATTACTGCGCCGCCTATGGATATAAAATGGTAGTGCATAGTATAAGGCGGCAAGTTAAAAAGTTATAGGCAAATTAGTATGCGTGGGAGTAATAGTGAGCGTGTAAACTATACTTAAACGGGTTTTAAGGCTACCCAACTTAGTGGGACTACTTAGGAAGACCTTGCATTATTGGTTTCCTGTCATGCTGACGAAGGAAGCATCTTATAAAGAATATGTAAACAGTTAACATATTTGTTATAGGATTCCTCGCTGCGCTTCGGAATGACAAAGATTAGCTACTTTCCGATACAAAAAGTAACTAACTTTTTTGTTAACAGTATTGGTAAGGGGTTTAACGGTTTACTGTTTTTCAAGGTACAAATAGGGTACAAAAGAAGACAAATATCACTCACTTGTAATCCGTATTTTAGTATAATTGTCAGAAAGGTCGTCTATTCTACTTTGAACATCTTGCAGGTCGTATTTTATTTGTTGCAAGTCTTCATCTGTCTGAATTTGAATATTTCTTGTTCTTCTCTGTATAGTATCAATCCTTTTTTGAACATCTAACAATTTTGTATGCATATTGTAAGATAAATAGGCATTTGCAAGAAGTAAAATGAAAATAAAAAATATGGTAATAGGTACAGCTTTTTTCATGCAGGTTTAACTTTTAAGGTTAATTCAAATAGGTACACTTGCATAACCGGTTTCAGAAATGATAAGGTGGTCTAAAATTTCAATGTTTAGATATTTTGCCCCCATCTTTAAGTTGTTTGTTAGGTTTATATCTTCACCGCTTGGGGTTAGGTTCCCTGAAGGATGGTTATGCACAAGTATAATCTTACGAATATTTTTTGAAGATGCTAAGTGAAACACGTCTAAGGGTTCTACTCCGGCTTTGTTTAAACTGCCCAATGCTACCAACTCAATAAATGAGATAACAAGGGTAGGGGTTAACCCGATTACCCAAAAGTGTTCTTTTTGACGGCCTAACCTGTTTTCACGCTTCAGCACCGCTTGCATAATAGTAAACACATCTTCACTATTGGCAATCTTAATCTTTTGTTCTTTGGTTAAGCGGACTTGAATACAATGTCCGAATATACATTTATTGGGTTTAACTCCAAATACAATAAGGTTATCTCAACTAAGGCAGATGCGTTCCGCTTAAAAGGAAAACAGGAAACGATTATTTACACAAGGGTTTAAGTTTAACCTATTGTCTCTATCGTATAAAATATTACACACAAAGCCTTCATTTAGCTTACAAGGCTTTTCCCATAGTTATACAAGTTCAGTTCAGTATCTCTCACTTAGCATTCAAGTTCAAAGGTGTAATGAGTAACCTTTTCAACGCTTGGAAAAAAAGCACCGGGGGGGTATTTTTTTATGCGGGGGAGTGTTTTTATATTGGGGGTAGTATGTAGGCTCTCTCTCAGGTATTGGTTTGTAATGAATAAGATAAGGCTACAAGCAACAAAGGAAAAGGCTAAAAGAAGTATTATTTGGAGGGTTGTATAAGTTAAGTAAGGCTCTCTCTCATTGAGGACTGTTTTCATATAAGGCGTAGAATGTTGTTTCTTTCCCCAAAATAATATTAGTCAGAAAGATGTCTTTTAAAAGTCCACTTCTAGTTGGTGTCCGTTTTCTTTAAGCCATTTTTTTGCTTTTAAATAATTGGGGACTTGTATCGAAAGTATATTCCAAAACCTTGGAGTATGGTTATTTTCCAATAGGTGAACTAATTCATGGACGACAAGATATTCAAGTACATACATAGGAGCTTTTATAATACGCCAATTAAAAATGATATTGTTTTTAGGGGTACATGACCCCCAGCGGTATTTCATTTCAGATGTTTTAAACTCATTATATTTTACTCCTAGGTTTTTTGCATAGTTTTTTGCTAATGGTTCTATTTTTTTCTGAGCTTTATGTAGATACCATTTCTTGAACAACTCGTTTGCTTTTGATTGATTGGTTTTTGATATAAGAAAACGGTGATTAAACACTATATCATTTATCTCTTCTTCAACTACTAATAGTTGATAGTTTTTTCCTAAGTATAAAAGGGTTTCGCCTGAAATAAACTCCTTGGGTTTATAGTCTAGAGGATATTTTTGTGTGTGACTAATTTTTTCTTTTATCCACTGGCTTTTTGATTGGATAATAGATTCTATTTTTTGTTGTGAAGTATTAATGGGTGCGCGTACAATAATTTTCCTATCACGCTCTACAGTTATGTTTAGCGTTTTTCTTTTACTGTATTTTATTTCATAGTCAAATTGCATTAGTCAATGATTTTAAAGTGGTTGGTTTTTGCCAATTCCATTATTCTTGATATTAATTCGTGTCTTTTTGTGATGATGTTAGGAATTGCCTTAAAATCAGGAGATAAAATGCACTTTTGTAAAAATTCTTTTAGCTTCAATTGTGCTGGAGGACTATCCCAAAAACCTGTTAGCTTAATTTCGGTTACAACTAAATTAACAATGTGCTGGGTTAGGTTTACTGTAAGTGCAATTTCTTCTTCGGTAAGGGTACGGTTATCAAATAATTCGGCTTTAAAAATCCGAAAGAATGGCATTTGCTTTTTGCGGTCAAGTCCAAACGTTTCTTCTTTTTCCCTATTCTTTATTTTTTCGCGCAGTTTTTCTAATTCTTCATAAATGGCTTTCCAGTTGCCCTTAAAGTTTTCTAGTATTTTTTCTAAAGCTTCGGAAAACGAAGCAAATAATTCAGGGTCTTCGTCTATATTTATGTCAATATAGTGGCGAATTGCATGTTCAACCTCTGCAGCTTTTGTTTTTTCTCTTTTCTTGGTATTTACCCCTTTCTGAAAATCATCAGCTATTATTGATATGGGGGCAACTGTTTGTTCTATTCCTTTCGATTTTAAATATTCATCAGCAATACTTCTTAGCTTAGGAGGTATGCCTTTCATGCTAAAGCGTTTATCTCTAAAATGTTTGTTTGCTAATTCGTTAATTTCTGTAAAGGCTTTCCAGTCGTTAAAAAAGTCTAATGCTTCTTTGCGAGGTATTACATTGTTGAAACAGGTCGTTAGTTTTCTATATAGCTTTATGTATTCAAAGCGAATATCTTCATCATAAAATACATCAAAAAAAGCATCAGCATCCGCAAGGTCTTCTAAGCCTTGTTTTTTTAGAAATTCCCAAATATCCTTATGTGCTTGTATAAGTTCGTTTAGCTCAGTTTCATCATTAGAAATACAGTCAATAATTTCTTGTATTTCTTTTTCGGCATAGGTATCAAGTGCCCTTTTTAAGTGGTGGCCTATGCCCACAAAATCAACAATGAAACCTTTATTTTTTCCTTCAGAACCAATACGGTTTACTCTTGCTATGGTTTGTAATAAATTATGTTCTATAATAACCCTATCAAGATACATTACCTGTTCTATGGGTGCATCAAAACCTGTTAGCAGCATATTGTTTACTATAATAATACCTACGTTGCCAATAATTGTTGCATCTTCATCATCTGCTTGGCTAAAGGGAAGTTTGAAACGTTTGATGCTTTTTTTGTGATAGCCGCTATTAGTATATTGTTTTATGTGTGGGGCATCGTTATGGCTGCCTGAAATTATTACGGCGGTTTCTAATTCTTTTAATAAACTTATATCTACCATCAAGGGGTTGTTTGCCTCAAGGGAGGAAATTTTTTCTTTTAAAGCGTCTTCAATGGCACTTTTATATCTAACTGCTGCTTCACGGCTATTGGCTACAATTTGTGCTTTAAAACCACCTGTAAATATTTGTTCTACATAATGGTTTACCATGCTGTTGGCTTTTTCTTTTATGGTTTCAGCGGCTTCTAAATAAGCATCGCGGCTGCCAAAGCCCAATATCTGAAGTCGCTCTATCAACTCATACTCACTAAAAACGTCTTCAAACTTTTTATCCATGCCTTTTTTATCAGGAATTTCGGCATTGTGGGTAAAGCCTTGGTATATAATTTCTAGTGTTACGCCATCATCAATGGCTTGGCGCATGGTGTATTTGTCTATATAATCTTTGTATTTTTTTTCGGTTTTGCCTGTTGGTGTACCTGTAAAACCTATTGAGGTTGCATTGGGCAGGGCTTTATCTAAGTTGGCTGCTAATAATGAATATTGTGACCGGTGAGCTTCGTCTGTCATTATTAGTATATTGCTATTATTATTTAGTTCAGGAAATAGTTGCAAGCCTTCTAAATCGTCCCCGTTTTCCTGAAACTTATGTATCATAGCCATTACTAAATCAGAGTTATCATTGCTAAGCAACTCTTTAAGGCTTTTACCATCGGGTACATTTTTTTTGTTTATAAAGTGGGCTACTTTAATAGTAAACCCTATGCTTTGGCCTGTATCAGTAAGTTGTTCTTCCAGTTGTGTTCTATCTGTAACAAATACTATTTTCCACGATTGCAGTTTGGGTTTCAATCGCATTTCGCGTACTAAAAACATCATGGTTAGTGATTTGCCCGAACCTTGGGTGTGCCATATAATACCCCCACGTTCTAATGGGTTTTTGCCTTCTAGTAAACGTTTGGTGGCAATTTTTACTGCTCTAAATTGTTGGTAACGGCCTACTACTTTTATTTTTTGTCCTTTATCGTTTATCTGAAAAACGGTAAATACTTGTATTATATCTAATAAGTTGCGTAAATCAAGCATACCTGCAACCAGCCTTTGTTGGTCGTTAGGTGATGATTTGCCATGTTCTAAATCATTAAGAGATTTGGGGTAGGGGTCTGTCCATCTATAAAAATGTTTTTCAATGTTTGTAGTAATTGTTCCAAATTTGGCCTCAGTACGGCATGTGGTTATTATAAACTGATTATAAAAAAACAGTTCTTTATTCCCCTCGCCATTATACCCCCTTTCTTCTGAATAACGCAACAGTTGGTCTATCGCCTCGGGGATTGGTTCTTTTACTTTTGATGATTTTGCCTCTACGACTACCACGGGCAAACCGTTTATAAACAAAACAATATCGGGTAAGATGTGGTGGTCTGTACCGGTTACTTTTACTTTAAATTGAGATATGGCAGTAAATATGTTGTTTTGAGGGTTTTCAAAATCAATAAAGCGTACGGTAGGGCTTGGCTCGCCTGTTTGCTCGTTACGTGATACGGTTGTATTTTCTAGCAGGTAGTGTAATACCTGTTGATTGTTTTCTATCAGGCTGTTTTTAGGAAAGGTGGTTATTTTGCGTATCACCTCTTCTATCTGTCCATCGGTTAGGAAGGGGTTTATAGTTTTTAAAGCTGTTTGCAGTTTGGGGAGCAATACTACTTGTGCAAACGATGTACGAAAACTTTGTTGCGGAGTTTGCTGGTTTTTAAGCTCAATTACTTGGTTGTGTCCTGCATTCCAACCAAGGCTGATAAGTTGCTCTAAAAATGGTTTTTCAACAAAGTTGTATTCATCAAGCTTTAGGCTGTTGCCTAAATTGCCGTTATATTTGTCATCGTTGCTTAGTATCATGCTTTAAACACCTTATTAATAATCTCGTCTATTTCCTTTATTGAAATAGCCCCCCTTATACTTCCATCTTCTAGTTTACTTGGTTTATCCTCTGTTATGATAAGAGTACCATTTGTGCCACCACCATCTTGAAAAGGAAGAATTTTATTTTCAATATACCAATTGTATTTCTCATTCCATCGTTGTTGGTACTCGGTGTTGTGAAGCATGCCGCAATGCTCCCAGTAAAATACTTCACCTGTGTTGTCGTTTTCAATTGTAAAATCAGGTAGTCTTTCTACTTCTTTTATTGTGAGTTTCTTTTCATATAGCGGAGATAGATTTTTATCAATAAGCCGTTGGTATATTAATAATTCACTTTTTGACCTAAGCATTTTCCCATCACTTGCTTGGTGAATTAAGTTTTTCTCTAAGTATTCGCCTTCTACTTCTACCAATTCAGGTTTTATAAAAAGATTGGTCATTCTTTTAAGCGCGTCTGATTTTAATGGTGAAGCCAAGCCTTTAATATCAAAAACATCGCCCTGAATTAGCAAAATTACCTTTTCTTTTTGACGGGTTAGAGCTGTATAAAGCATCTCGCGTGAAAGCAAAAAACAAGGATTAGGAACTACTATAAAAACTTTTCCAAACTCACTACCCTGTGCTTTATGCACGGTAAGTGCGTAAGCTAACTCTAATGGCACATTACCTTCTTCGGAAAACTCCCAAGATTTGAAGGTGTATTTAAACCCTTTTTGAGATGTAAATTCGATTTCAGTGTTTTGTGGACGGCCTGTGAAAGTATGATAAGCTTGCTTGAATTGACCTATTACCATCCCTATTTCACCATTGGCTATATAGTTCATTGAACCTTCGGGATAAACTTCTTTTCTACGTGAGTTAATTAGATTAATAACTTTATCACCATAAACAATTTGCTCCAGTCCAATAGGTGCAGGTGTTTTTCCATTTCTAATTTTTGCGAAATCAAGATTGTCTTTTCTAAATAGCTTATGAATTTTCCTATTAATCGCTCTTACACCAAACTCTTTTTCTCTAATAGGGGATAATATTTGCCAAGATTCAACTTTCTCAACTGCTTCTCTAAAATTAAAAAACCCATAGTCATTAGCTCCCAGTGATTTGTTAAAGGTATCAACATCTTCTATAGATTCCATTTTAAGCTCATCAACCAGCACTTTTTTAAACAATTGCTCAAATTCAGCTTCGTTTTTCCAATGCTCTATGCGTAAACGTGTTGAATTTGGTGTTGTTATGATATGATTAATGACGTTATCCGCCCCCGGTTCAAGTGTTTCACCGCTAAACCATTCTGCCAGTTGTAAATCTTCGCCTTTTGAGTTTGATTGCCTTCTATTAATCGTGAGCTCCGTATAACCTTTCCCAACTCTTGGGAAGGTTGTTTCAATTCCATCGGGTTTAAGGTGGTGGATGATGTCTAGAAATGGACGACCAGCCCCTATGGGCGGCAATTGGCGATGGTCTCCTAC
This region includes:
- a CDS encoding DUF1801 domain-containing protein: MHTIEQYILATNNKNAGIVGFLRQLIFSCSKNITEKIAYNFPFYYHHGRLCYVYAHDKGVSLCFCNGAEIKDPFNLLDTTPNKQVKSITFKDIKDVDYDKVIPLLHQSILLNEQKAGIVENAAFMQGIENHMPVKP
- a CDS encoding peptidoglycan synthetase — translated: MHYHFISIGGAVMHNLALDLLAQGHTVTGSDDEIFDPALTRLKEKGLLPETFGWFPEKITPQVDAVILGMHARTDNPELQKAKELGLPIYSFPEFIYEHSKNKTRVVIGGSHGKTTTTAMIMHVLHTLGKQFDYLVGSAIDGFERMVRMSDSPIVILEGDEYLTSPIDPRPKFLVYHANIAQLTGIAWDHINVFPTFEGYVHQFELFINQLPDGAPLAYYAADEHLQTLVAPHANRLQLLPYEALPHTLENGQTFLTTPNGNLPLQVFGLHNLQNMAGAKHLCNQLGISDDDFYAAISTFGGTARRLEKIKDTGSLVVFRDFAHSPSKVKATVNAVKQQYPTHKVVACFELHTFSSLNKSFLSQYHQTLTQADDAIVFFNEHVLELKKMPPLDIETVAEAFGGSVIVYTESKMLHRYLHSVIQNNTVLLLMSSGNFDNLPLDF
- a CDS encoding M48 family metallopeptidase, coding for MQFDYEIKYSKRKTLNITVERDRKIIVRAPINTSQQKIESIIQSKSQWIKEKISHTQKYPLDYKPKEFISGETLLYLGKNYQLLVVEEEINDIVFNHRFLISKTNQSKANELFKKWYLHKAQKKIEPLAKNYAKNLGVKYNEFKTSEMKYRWGSCTPKNNIIFNWRIIKAPMYVLEYLVVHELVHLLENNHTPRFWNILSIQVPNYLKAKKWLKENGHQLEVDF
- a CDS encoding DUF1801 domain-containing protein, whose product is MGKLKIFEKIMRAIENYIMECSNTQAAIFGYLREIILSFSPNVEEDMSHNTPYYYINGGACYINNQNKGTALSFCNAHLLTDPEGVSFPTDGQNEKHIFFNSIKEVNADLVLSMLHQATTASEDATAKLAYC
- a CDS encoding type I restriction endonuclease subunit R encodes the protein MILSNDDKYNGNLGNSLKLDEYNFVEKPFLEQLISLGWNAGHNQVIELKNQQTPQQSFRTSFAQVVLLPKLQTALKTINPFLTDGQIEEVIRKITTFPKNSLIENNQQVLHYLLENTTVSRNEQTGEPSPTVRFIDFENPQNNIFTAISQFKVKVTGTDHHILPDIVLFINGLPVVVVEAKSSKVKEPIPEAIDQLLRYSEERGYNGEGNKELFFYNQFIITTCRTEAKFGTITTNIEKHFYRWTDPYPKSLNDLEHGKSSPNDQQRLVAGMLDLRNLLDIIQVFTVFQINDKGQKIKVVGRYQQFRAVKIATKRLLEGKNPLERGGIIWHTQGSGKSLTMMFLVREMRLKPKLQSWKIVFVTDRTQLEEQLTDTGQSIGFTIKVAHFINKKNVPDGKSLKELLSNDNSDLVMAMIHKFQENGDDLEGLQLFPELNNNSNILIMTDEAHRSQYSLLAANLDKALPNATSIGFTGTPTGKTEKKYKDYIDKYTMRQAIDDGVTLEIIYQGFTHNAEIPDKKGMDKKFEDVFSEYELIERLQILGFGSRDAYLEAAETIKEKANSMVNHYVEQIFTGGFKAQIVANSREAAVRYKSAIEDALKEKISSLEANNPLMVDISLLKELETAVIISGSHNDAPHIKQYTNSGYHKKSIKRFKLPFSQADDEDATIIGNVGIIIVNNMLLTGFDAPIEQVMYLDRVIIEHNLLQTIARVNRIGSEGKNKGFIVDFVGIGHHLKRALDTYAEKEIQEIIDCISNDETELNELIQAHKDIWEFLKKQGLEDLADADAFFDVFYDEDIRFEYIKLYRKLTTCFNNVIPRKEALDFFNDWKAFTEINELANKHFRDKRFSMKGIPPKLRSIADEYLKSKGIEQTVAPISIIADDFQKGVNTKKREKTKAAEVEHAIRHYIDINIDEDPELFASFSEALEKILENFKGNWKAIYEELEKLREKIKNREKEETFGLDRKKQMPFFRIFKAELFDNRTLTEEEIALTVNLTQHIVNLVVTEIKLTGFWDSPPAQLKLKEFLQKCILSPDFKAIPNIITKRHELISRIMELAKTNHFKIID